A genome region from Sphingobium sp. WTD-1 includes the following:
- the ptsP gene encoding phosphoenolpyruvate--protein phosphotransferase, translated as MSGMMASVTLRAPLAGWLAPIESVPDPVFAEGMMGEGFAIDPIEGEVRAPADATVLTVAPTGHSVSLRLANGAELLIHVGLETVTLGGKGFTPQVKPGDSVAAGDLLIGFDLDAVAEGAKALITPVVLAGEGYALSLEPLDRLVGWQDGVARITALAPVAAKGDSEGDSHERVVHVDAPHGIHARPAARVAALLRTFVAPVSIVRDGKSVNARSTVALLGLGVRCGDEIIVRGAGSDARAAVEALVALIEAGLGEEAKADHPAPAPVVPQHGPVTAAPGLAIGQVVQLRVADVDVPRDGQGGAAEHAALARAMAAVDAELSAGHGMAAEIAAAHRALLADPELAEAAGHQIDAGRSAAFAWRHATAQAAEAIRATGDPLLMERVADLIDIERQLIAALLGTESSAVPVLPPQSILIAEDLLPSQFLALDRDRLAGICTAAGGPTSHVVILAASAGIPMLVAAGRDVLAIADGRTVILDADGARLDADPGVNTLSEVSERIAAASERRSRDRAQAHADCRMADGARIEIFANLGSQADAAAAVAAGAEGCGLLRTEFLFLEREDAPDEAEQREIYSGIATTLGDRPLIVRTLDIGGDKPVPYLPMAAEENPALGLRGVRLSLARPDLMQMQLRAILRAVPADQCRIMLPMIVDLSDYRAVREMLDAEKAALGIDVPVPLGVMIETPAAAMLADMLAAEADFLSIGTNDLTQYTLAVDRGNAAVSHRIDALHPAVLRLIREVGRGAQRHGRWAGVCGGLASDPLAAPILIGLGITELSATPAAIARLKAVVRTLDMGRCIDLAERACAAESAAAVRDMAQGVLA; from the coding sequence ATGAGCGGGATGATGGCCAGCGTGACGCTGCGCGCGCCCTTGGCGGGCTGGCTGGCGCCGATCGAAAGCGTGCCCGATCCGGTTTTTGCCGAGGGGATGATGGGTGAGGGCTTTGCCATCGACCCGATCGAAGGCGAAGTCCGCGCACCCGCCGACGCGACCGTGCTGACGGTGGCGCCGACCGGCCATTCGGTCTCGCTGCGCCTCGCCAATGGTGCCGAACTGCTGATCCATGTCGGGCTGGAGACGGTGACGCTGGGCGGCAAGGGCTTTACACCGCAGGTGAAGCCGGGCGATTCCGTGGCGGCCGGAGACCTGCTGATCGGCTTCGATCTCGATGCCGTGGCCGAAGGGGCCAAGGCGCTGATCACGCCGGTGGTGCTGGCGGGCGAGGGCTATGCCCTGTCGCTGGAGCCGCTCGACCGGCTGGTCGGCTGGCAGGATGGCGTCGCGCGGATCACGGCGCTGGCGCCGGTGGCGGCCAAGGGTGACAGCGAAGGTGACAGCCATGAACGGGTCGTGCACGTCGATGCGCCCCATGGCATTCACGCCCGCCCGGCGGCGCGGGTCGCGGCGTTGCTGCGGACCTTCGTCGCGCCGGTGTCGATCGTGCGGGACGGCAAGAGTGTCAATGCGCGCAGCACCGTCGCACTGCTTGGTCTGGGCGTGCGCTGCGGCGATGAGATTATCGTCCGGGGCGCGGGCAGCGATGCCCGCGCGGCGGTCGAGGCGCTGGTGGCGCTGATCGAGGCCGGGCTGGGCGAGGAGGCGAAGGCCGATCATCCCGCGCCGGCGCCGGTCGTGCCGCAGCATGGGCCGGTGACGGCCGCGCCCGGCCTGGCGATCGGCCAGGTGGTGCAGCTGCGTGTCGCCGATGTCGATGTGCCGCGCGACGGGCAGGGCGGGGCGGCCGAACATGCCGCGCTCGCCCGCGCGATGGCGGCGGTCGATGCCGAATTGTCGGCCGGCCATGGTATGGCGGCCGAAATTGCGGCGGCGCATCGCGCGCTGCTGGCCGACCCGGAACTGGCCGAGGCGGCCGGGCACCAGATCGATGCCGGGCGCAGCGCGGCCTTTGCCTGGCGCCACGCGACCGCGCAGGCGGCCGAGGCAATCCGCGCGACCGGCGATCCGCTGCTGATGGAGCGTGTCGCCGACCTGATCGACATCGAGCGGCAGTTGATCGCCGCGCTGCTCGGCACAGAGTCCAGCGCGGTGCCGGTGCTACCCCCTCAAAGCATATTGATCGCCGAGGATCTGCTCCCCTCGCAGTTCCTGGCGCTCGATAGGGACCGTCTGGCCGGAATCTGCACGGCGGCCGGCGGTCCCACTTCCCATGTCGTGATCCTCGCGGCGTCGGCCGGCATCCCGATGCTGGTCGCCGCCGGCCGGGATGTGCTGGCCATCGCCGACGGGCGCACGGTCATCCTGGACGCGGACGGCGCGCGACTGGACGCCGATCCGGGCGTGAACACATTGTCGGAGGTCAGCGAACGGATCGCCGCCGCAAGCGAACGGCGCAGCCGCGACCGGGCACAGGCCCATGCCGATTGCCGCATGGCCGACGGCGCCCGGATCGAGATTTTCGCCAATCTGGGATCGCAGGCCGATGCCGCCGCCGCCGTGGCGGCCGGGGCCGAGGGCTGCGGCCTGCTGCGCACCGAATTCCTGTTCCTGGAACGGGAGGATGCGCCGGACGAGGCCGAGCAAAGAGAGATTTATTCCGGTATCGCAACGACATTGGGCGATCGACCGCTGATCGTGCGGACGCTCGACATCGGCGGCGACAAGCCGGTGCCCTATCTGCCGATGGCGGCTGAGGAAAATCCGGCGCTGGGCCTGCGCGGGGTGCGCCTCAGCCTCGCCCGGCCGGACCTGATGCAGATGCAGTTGCGCGCGATCCTGCGCGCCGTGCCGGCGGACCAGTGCCGCATCATGCTGCCGATGATCGTGGACCTGTCCGACTATCGCGCGGTCAGGGAGATGCTGGACGCGGAGAAGGCAGCGCTGGGCATCGACGTGCCGGTGCCGCTGGGCGTGATGATCGAGACGCCGGCGGCGGCGATGCTGGCCGACATGCTGGCGGCCGAGGCCGATTTCCTGTCGATCGGCACCAATGACCTGACCCAATATACGCTGGCCGTCGATCGCGGCAATGCGGCGGTGTCGCACCGGATCGATGCGCTGCACCCTGCCGTGCTGCGCCTGATCCGTGAAGTCGGGCGCGGCGCGCAGCGCCATGGCCGCTGGGCCGGCGTCTGTGGCGGCCTCGCCTCCGACCCGCTCGCTGCGCCGATCCTGATCGGCCTCGGCATTACCGAATTGTCCGCCACCCCGGCCGCGATCGCCCGGCTGAAGGCAGTGGTGCGCACGCTCGACATGGGGCGCTGCATCGACTTGGCGGAGCGCGCCTGCGCCGCCGAAAGCGCCGCTGCCGTGCGCGACATGGCCCAAGGAGTCCTGGCATGA
- a CDS encoding family 20 glycosylhydrolase, giving the protein MIRARRLTLLASLMLSGIATAPAIAELPRLLPVPAQMREGQGIFLISSTTPIHIPAGDAAARNAAERLADLVARSRGFRPRIETGGDANNAISFRRAKTGAAESYTLDVTGKGAEIAAGDDAGLLYGAVTLWQAMTQDQAAGPVSVAAMQIADAPRFQWRGLMLDSARHFQSPAYVRQLIDWMAVNKLNRLHWHLVDDQGWRIEIPKYPRLTEISAWRVPAGAPGAPPLPKVGGFYTQAEIREIVAYAAARGIIIVPEIEMPGHALAVIRAYPKLGMGVAIPPGTESDWGVFPWLYNADDATFAFLEDVLTDVMALFPSPYIHIGGDEAVKDQWKSSPAMQAKMKALGISSEDAMQGWFMHRIDDFLTKHGRKPIGWDEILEGGASPHATITSWRGIEGAVTAAKSGHDAILSPAPILYFDNRQGFGPLEPPGRGHLSDLRSVYDFNPEPEGLSAAEQQHILGLQGNLFTEHVRTEERAQWQQFPRGCAVAEIGWSPVASHDFAGFMDRLVPQMARMGTLGLKPAISALTVMAKTDYVPGDKTTRVTLESQSGFPIHYTLDGSAVTPRAPVYKDGLSLPVGTSLRAGTAWRGGMMPGAIDIGLDASFLRRRTDEQLASCANKVVLSLEDDAPAQGERAHFLTDILQPCWLYADAPVGGASRIAIEVGQLPFNFQIGKDRAAIHFRAPATPAGEVEVRAGSCEGERIAVLPLAPAVGNPEVTRLVAPIAPRSGKETLCITYTAKDVEPLWAIKQVELIP; this is encoded by the coding sequence GTGATCCGTGCCCGCCGCCTGACGCTGCTTGCGTCGCTGATGCTGTCAGGCATCGCCACCGCCCCGGCCATCGCCGAACTGCCCCGCCTGTTGCCGGTACCTGCGCAGATGCGCGAGGGGCAGGGCATTTTCCTTATCAGTTCGACCACGCCGATCCATATTCCGGCCGGCGATGCCGCCGCCCGCAACGCAGCCGAGCGGCTCGCCGATCTGGTCGCGCGCAGCCGGGGCTTTCGTCCCCGGATCGAGACGGGTGGTGACGCCAACAATGCCATATCCTTTCGCCGGGCAAAGACCGGCGCGGCGGAATCCTACACCCTCGACGTGACCGGCAAGGGCGCTGAGATCGCTGCGGGCGACGATGCGGGGCTGCTCTATGGCGCGGTGACGCTGTGGCAGGCGATGACGCAGGATCAGGCCGCCGGCCCGGTGTCGGTCGCGGCGATGCAGATTGCCGACGCGCCGCGCTTTCAGTGGCGCGGGCTGATGCTCGACAGCGCCCGCCATTTCCAGTCGCCGGCCTATGTCCGCCAGCTGATCGACTGGATGGCGGTGAACAAGCTCAACCGGCTGCACTGGCATCTGGTCGATGATCAGGGCTGGCGCATCGAAATCCCCAAATATCCGCGCCTCACGGAAATTTCCGCCTGGCGTGTGCCCGCCGGGGCGCCCGGCGCGCCGCCGCTGCCCAAGGTCGGCGGCTTCTACACCCAGGCCGAAATCCGCGAGATCGTCGCATATGCCGCCGCGCGCGGGATCATCATCGTACCGGAGATCGAGATGCCGGGCCATGCGCTGGCGGTGATCCGCGCCTATCCTAAGCTTGGCATGGGTGTGGCGATCCCGCCGGGTACGGAGTCCGACTGGGGCGTCTTCCCTTGGCTCTACAATGCCGATGATGCGACCTTCGCCTTTCTGGAGGACGTGCTGACCGATGTGATGGCGCTGTTCCCGTCGCCCTATATCCATATCGGCGGCGACGAGGCGGTGAAGGACCAGTGGAAATCCTCGCCAGCGATGCAGGCGAAGATGAAGGCGCTGGGCATCAGCAGCGAGGATGCGATGCAGGGCTGGTTCATGCACCGCATCGACGATTTCCTGACGAAACATGGCCGCAAGCCGATCGGCTGGGACGAGATATTGGAAGGCGGCGCCTCGCCCCATGCCACCATCACCTCCTGGCGCGGGATCGAGGGGGCGGTGACCGCCGCCAAGTCGGGCCATGACGCGATATTGAGCCCGGCGCCGATCCTCTATTTCGACAATCGCCAGGGCTTCGGGCCGCTGGAACCGCCGGGGCGTGGCCATCTGTCCGACCTGCGCAGCGTCTATGATTTCAATCCCGAGCCAGAAGGGCTGAGCGCCGCAGAGCAGCAGCATATATTGGGGCTGCAGGGCAATCTCTTCACCGAGCATGTCCGCACCGAGGAGCGCGCCCAATGGCAGCAATTCCCGCGCGGCTGCGCCGTGGCCGAAATCGGCTGGTCGCCGGTCGCGAGCCATGATTTTGCCGGCTTCATGGACCGGCTGGTGCCGCAGATGGCGCGGATGGGGACGCTGGGGCTCAAGCCCGCGATCAGCGCGCTGACGGTCATGGCGAAGACGGATTATGTGCCGGGCGACAAGACGACGCGGGTGACGTTGGAAAGCCAGTCTGGCTTCCCGATCCATTATACGCTGGACGGCAGCGCGGTGACGCCGCGCGCGCCGGTCTACAAGGACGGTCTCAGCCTGCCCGTCGGCACCAGTCTGCGGGCCGGTACTGCCTGGCGCGGCGGGATGATGCCGGGCGCGATCGACATCGGCCTCGACGCGTCCTTCCTGCGCCGCCGCACCGATGAGCAACTGGCAAGCTGCGCCAACAAGGTCGTGCTGTCATTGGAGGATGATGCCCCGGCGCAGGGCGAGCGGGCGCATTTCCTGACAGATATCCTGCAGCCCTGCTGGCTCTATGCCGACGCCCCGGTTGGCGGCGCGTCCAGGATTGCGATCGAGGTCGGCCAGCTGCCCTTCAATTTCCAGATCGGCAAGGATCGCGCGGCCATCCATTTCCGCGCCCCGGCGACTCCGGCGGGCGAGGTGGAAGTGCGGGCCGGCAGTTGCGAGGGCGAGCGCATCGCCGTGCTGCCGCTGGCGCCCGCGGTCGGCAATCCGGAAGTGACCCGCCTGGTCGCGCCGATCGCGCCGCGCAGCGGCAAGGAAACATTGTGCATCACCTATACGGCGAAGGATGTTGAGCCCCTATGGGCGATCAAGCAGGTGGAACTGATCCCATGA
- a CDS encoding TonB-dependent receptor, producing the protein MGIRTFLVGTASAIALFSGAAHAQGSDASAPDADANASDIVVTGYRASLAKAIDVKRNADAIVDSISAEDVGKFPNTNVAEALTLVPGVTVDRQFGQGEKVSILGTDPALNRTLLDGQTVASADWFILDSPGRTFNYALLAPQLVGRVDVYKSPEPRIDEGSIGGTVNVVTRKPLELKPFTMAGQLGYLYNDRSKKGDIQGAALVSWHNEEGTFGILASFQRAKDRLRRDGVETYGTMKADQWAGGNADNPVDSRDNGCVGECATTLSNNLDAISPNAFGTSYFEQGRERLTYSATAQWKPVDELTLEASWLKIDATYNNLNQSMYAFQGNTWNSLGALTGLEVNNGIVTSATFKNALSVLDVQYREAEMKSDTYRGKARWDGGTWDLTVEGGLSDADGGTKRQVFLEFLNWADYTVNIGGAPKSPGSLIYTTDVQGNPNAFVTDPGWSGNTVTKPTSDKERYGQADLGFDFDGALKRIQIGYKYRHHETGQQYAGIALNGLGVAAAQFDPKTVAGNYLRGFSGVNDQMTDRFIISGPSMVDYLEGKTLPTPSIFAAAEFTAGNWNIQEDINAVYAQANFDTGTLRGNFGVRYVNTKTDSAGYVCNPGAPCNSQADWTWQTTKRSYDNWLPSANIAWTAQQDLILRFSAAKVMSRPNYADMTNYFWLSDTVLTGGGGNPNLKPYTSGNLNASVEWYFKQGSILSAEVFYKDISNYILQKTAPESYFNQSQGRVTTYQISRPYNAGSAEVKGFAVAYQQNLPYGFGILANYTYSDGSGEGGQALPYNSKHQASVSPFFESGPVALRATYTWRSKYFTGIDRGDNMFVRDSDNLDVSATYNVTPQIGITLSGMNLTDAEYYAYANTTALPRGVYRSGRKFLATVNFNY; encoded by the coding sequence ATGGGGATTCGGACTTTTCTGGTCGGTACCGCCAGCGCCATCGCGCTGTTTTCCGGTGCCGCGCATGCGCAGGGAAGCGATGCTTCCGCGCCGGACGCCGATGCAAATGCCAGCGATATCGTCGTCACCGGCTATCGTGCCTCGCTCGCCAAGGCGATCGACGTCAAGCGGAACGCCGACGCGATCGTCGACAGCATTTCCGCCGAAGATGTCGGCAAATTCCCCAATACCAATGTCGCCGAAGCGCTGACGCTGGTGCCCGGCGTCACCGTCGACCGCCAGTTCGGCCAGGGCGAAAAAGTGTCGATCCTGGGCACCGATCCGGCGCTTAACCGCACCCTGCTGGACGGCCAGACCGTGGCGTCGGCCGACTGGTTCATCCTCGACTCGCCGGGCCGCACCTTCAACTATGCGCTGCTTGCGCCGCAGCTGGTCGGCCGGGTCGACGTCTACAAGTCGCCCGAACCGCGCATCGACGAAGGCTCGATCGGCGGCACCGTCAATGTCGTGACCCGCAAGCCGCTGGAGCTGAAGCCCTTCACCATGGCGGGCCAGCTTGGCTATCTCTATAATGATCGCTCGAAGAAGGGCGATATCCAGGGGGCGGCGCTGGTCAGCTGGCATAATGAGGAAGGCACGTTCGGCATCCTCGCCTCGTTCCAGCGCGCCAAGGACCGGCTGCGCCGCGACGGCGTCGAAACCTATGGCACGATGAAGGCCGATCAGTGGGCCGGCGGCAATGCCGACAATCCGGTGGACTCGCGCGACAATGGCTGCGTCGGTGAATGCGCCACCACGCTCAGCAACAATCTGGATGCGATCAGCCCCAATGCCTTTGGCACATCCTATTTCGAACAGGGCCGCGAGCGCCTGACCTATTCGGCCACCGCCCAGTGGAAGCCGGTCGATGAGCTGACGCTGGAAGCGAGCTGGCTCAAGATCGACGCGACCTACAACAACCTCAACCAGTCCATGTATGCCTTCCAGGGCAATACCTGGAACAGCCTGGGCGCGCTGACCGGTCTGGAGGTCAATAACGGCATTGTCACCAGCGCGACCTTCAAGAATGCGCTGTCGGTGCTGGACGTCCAGTATCGCGAGGCGGAGATGAAGTCCGACACCTATCGCGGCAAGGCGCGCTGGGACGGTGGCACCTGGGATCTGACGGTCGAAGGCGGCCTGTCCGACGCGGACGGCGGCACCAAGCGTCAGGTCTTCCTCGAATTCCTGAACTGGGCGGATTATACCGTGAATATTGGCGGCGCGCCCAAGTCGCCGGGTTCGCTCATCTATACCACCGACGTTCAGGGCAACCCCAATGCCTTCGTGACCGATCCGGGCTGGAGCGGCAACACCGTCACCAAGCCGACCAGCGACAAGGAGCGTTACGGCCAGGCCGATCTCGGCTTCGATTTCGACGGTGCGTTGAAGCGCATCCAGATCGGCTATAAATATCGCCATCACGAGACCGGCCAGCAATATGCGGGCATCGCGCTCAATGGCCTGGGCGTCGCGGCGGCGCAGTTCGATCCCAAGACGGTGGCGGGCAATTATCTGCGCGGCTTCAGCGGCGTGAACGACCAGATGACCGACCGCTTCATCATCAGCGGGCCATCGATGGTCGACTATCTGGAAGGCAAGACGCTGCCGACACCGTCGATCTTCGCGGCGGCCGAATTTACCGCCGGCAACTGGAACATCCAGGAAGATATCAACGCGGTCTATGCCCAGGCCAATTTCGACACCGGCACGCTGCGCGGCAATTTCGGCGTGCGCTATGTGAACACCAAGACCGACAGCGCCGGTTATGTCTGCAATCCGGGCGCGCCCTGCAACAGCCAGGCCGACTGGACCTGGCAGACGACCAAGCGCAGTTATGACAATTGGCTGCCCAGCGCCAATATTGCGTGGACCGCGCAGCAGGATCTGATCCTGCGCTTCTCGGCCGCCAAGGTGATGTCGCGTCCCAACTATGCGGACATGACCAATTATTTCTGGCTGTCGGACACGGTGCTGACCGGCGGTGGCGGCAACCCGAACTTGAAGCCCTATACGTCGGGCAATCTCAACGCCTCGGTCGAATGGTATTTCAAGCAGGGATCGATCCTGTCGGCGGAAGTCTTCTACAAGGATATCAGCAACTATATCCTGCAGAAGACGGCGCCCGAGAGCTATTTCAACCAGTCGCAGGGCCGGGTGACGACCTATCAGATCAGCCGTCCCTACAATGCCGGTTCGGCCGAGGTGAAGGGCTTTGCCGTCGCCTATCAGCAGAACCTGCCCTATGGCTTCGGCATATTGGCCAACTACACCTATTCCGACGGTTCGGGTGAAGGCGGCCAGGCGCTGCCCTATAATTCCAAGCATCAGGCCAGTGTCAGCCCCTTCTTCGAAAGCGGCCCGGTCGCGCTGCGCGCCACCTATACCTGGCGGTCGAAATATTTCACCGGCATCGACCGTGGCGACAATATGTTCGTGCGGGACTCCGACAATCTGGACGTGTCGGCGACCTATAATGTCACGCCGCAGATCGGCATTACCCTGTCGGGCATGAACCTGACCGACGCGGAATATTATGCCTATGCCAACACCACGGCACTGCCGCGCGGCGTCTATCGCTCGGGCCGCAAGTTCCTGGCGACGGTGAACTTCAACTATTGA